The sequence below is a genomic window from Streptomyces sp. NBC_00289.
CGAGAAGCGGATCCTGCTGCTGCGCTTCTTCGGCAACATGACCCAGTCGCAGATCGCGCAGGAGGTCGGGATCTCGCAGATGCACGTGTCCCGGCTGCTGGCTCGAACGCTGGCCCAGCTGCGGGAGAAGCTGCTGGTGGAGGAGTAGGAGTCCCCGCACCGCACGACTGTCGCCGGATGTACGGCGACCGTCTGGGTCCGCGGCTACCGCTTCCCGTCCTGTGCGCGGCCCGGCCCCTTGACCCCGAGGGCCTGGGTCGTCGCCGGGTTGACCAGCAGCACCAGTGCCGTGACCGCGACGACCGCGAGGGCGATGCCCGCCGGAATCGCCACGCTGTCCGCCTGGAGCAGGTTGTAGGCCACCGGCAGGGCCATGATCTGGGTGATGACGGCCGGGCCCCGGCTCCAGCCGCGCCGTTTGAGCAGCCCGCGCGCGGCGAGCAGCGGCAGCAGCGCGAGGACGATCAGTGTGATGCCGCCGGTGACGGCCGAGCCGCGGTCGTCCGGCTCCCCCGCGAGGCCCTCCACCAGGATCCAGGCACCCCCGACGGCCAGCGCGAGCCCCTCCAGCGCGGCGAGCGCCGCAGCGGCGGTCAGCCGGGCGGGGCGGGGCCCCGTGTCCCGGGCGGTTTCGGCTGCGGGGGCGGGATTCTGAGACGTCACCCTTGCAGGGTAGCCGCGCCGGCGCGGTCACTCGTGGTGAGGTTCACGCACCGATCTCTTACTCGATCCTTGACTCGGCCTGGGATCGGTACCGCCGAGTAGGTACGCTGCAATCCATGCGTGCACTCCTCGTGGTCAATCCGGCGGCAACCACCACAAGCGCACGTACGCGCGATGTCCTGATCCACGCGCTCGCGAGCGAGATGAAACTCGAGGCGGTCACCACCGAGTACCGCGGCCACGCGCGCGACCTGGGCCGGCAGGCGGCGGAGAGCGGGAACGTCGACCTGGTGGTGGCCCTCGGCGGCGACGGCACGGTCAACGAGGTCGTCAACGGTCTGCTGCACGCCGGTCCCGAGCCGGATCGCCTGCCCGGCCTCGCGGTGGTTCCCGGTGGTTCCACCAACGTCTTCGCCCGGGCGCTGGGCCTGCCGAACGACGCCGTGGAGGCCACGGGCGCCCTGTTGGACGCTCTGCGTGAGGGACGGGAACGCACCGTCGGGCTGGGCCTGACGTCCGGCACCCCGGGCACCGAGGACGAGTCGGTGCCGTCCCGCTGGTTCACCTTCAACGCCGGACTCGGCTTCGACGCCGGGGTGGTGGGCCGCGTCGAGCAGCAGCGTGAGCGGGGCCGGAAATCGACGCACGCGCTGTATGTGCGCCAGGTGGTGCGCCAGTTCCTCGGGGAGACCAACCGCCGGCACGGCACGATCTCGGTCGAGCGGCCCGGCGAGGAGACGGTCGACGATCTGGTGGTGGCGATAGTTTCGAACACCTCGCCCTGGACGTATCTCGGCAATCGCCCGATGTACACGTCGCCTAAGGCCTCGTTCGATAAAGGCCTCGACATACTCGGTCTCAGCCGCCTTTCCACGCCCGCGGTCGCCCGGTATGGCACCCAGTTGCTCAGTTCGTCCCCGGAGCGCGGACCCCATGGCAAGCATGCCGTGTCCCTGCACGACCTGACCGAGTTCACCTTGCATTCGAAGGCCCCGCTACCCCTTCAGATGGACGGCGACCACCTCGGGCTGCGTACGAGCGTGACGTTCACAGGCGTACGCCGTGCACTGCGTGTGATTGTGTGAGCAGAAGACGCGAAAGTCCTTTCACTCGAACGTTTAGACCAGGGTCCACCCCATGGAAGTACGGCTGTGACCTAGTCGACACCGAGGAATCAAAAAAAACTTTCCGGTAGGGGTTGTATCCGCCGCTGAGGTTTGCGAGTCTCTACGTGGCGATCGAGACGGCCCGCAACACCGGCCTCCACTGATCACCAGAACCCCTCATCACAAGGACCACACCAGGGAACCTGGCAGTCGGCCCTTCACTTGTTGAGGGATTCGTGAAAGCGTTCACATTCACAAGCAACCTGCATGTAATACCAAGGAGAGGTAGCAGCCATGGACTGGCGTCACAACGCCGTTTGCCGCGAGGAAGACCCCGAGCTCTTCTTCCCCATCGGCAACACCGGTCCTGCGCTGCTGCAGATCGAGGAAGCCAAGGCCGTCTGCCGCCGCTGCCCCGTCATGGAGCAGTGCCTGCAGTGGGCGCTCGAGTCCGGCCAGGACTCCGGCGTCTGGGGTGGTCTCAGCGAGGACGAGCGCCGCGCGATGAAGCGCCGCGCCGCCCGCAACCGGGCCCGTCAGGCCACCGCCTGACACACCCGCCCCGCGACAGCCTGGCTTGGCGGCGCGTACAGCGAGTACGCAACTCCCGCCCCCGAGCCGCAGCGCGCAGTACCCCCGATGCGCAGCAAACGCTGGCA
It includes:
- a CDS encoding diacylglycerol kinase family protein; this translates as MRALLVVNPAATTTSARTRDVLIHALASEMKLEAVTTEYRGHARDLGRQAAESGNVDLVVALGGDGTVNEVVNGLLHAGPEPDRLPGLAVVPGGSTNVFARALGLPNDAVEATGALLDALREGRERTVGLGLTSGTPGTEDESVPSRWFTFNAGLGFDAGVVGRVEQQRERGRKSTHALYVRQVVRQFLGETNRRHGTISVERPGEETVDDLVVAIVSNTSPWTYLGNRPMYTSPKASFDKGLDILGLSRLSTPAVARYGTQLLSSSPERGPHGKHAVSLHDLTEFTLHSKAPLPLQMDGDHLGLRTSVTFTGVRRALRVIV
- a CDS encoding WhiB family transcriptional regulator, giving the protein MDWRHNAVCREEDPELFFPIGNTGPALLQIEEAKAVCRRCPVMEQCLQWALESGQDSGVWGGLSEDERRAMKRRAARNRARQATA